In Anomaloglossus baeobatrachus isolate aAnoBae1 chromosome 6, aAnoBae1.hap1, whole genome shotgun sequence, the genomic stretch ATATTTTGAGGGTACAGCAAATGGGGTCAGTTTGATATCACTTTGCACTCTGATTGCTGTACGTGAGCCCCATGGGATATACATAATGGGGAAGATTTATCAAAAATCTCaatctttgttgcccatagcaaccaatcacagcacagcatgTATTGCTAAAGACTAGGAAAAACTAAAGCTATActgtggttgctatgggcaacatagACAGGCTTTCGGGCCTACTGGCTTTATATAGTCTTTTAAAATATATGGCCGCTGCCTTGTGGGTGTATTATGTAAGCTATGGCAGTGGAGGTCCTAAGCTACAGGTGGAGCCGTTACTGCCCCTTCATCTGCTTCCCGCCTCCTGTAAAATCTCTCCATTAGCAATGATCGCGGTGTTCCTTAGTTGGCGTGTTTATAGGCCACGGCCATTTAAGTTGCTTAGCAACTGCTTAACTTTCCCTGTTGGAGTGACCACCACTGAATGGCCATAACTAGTCCATACATATCATCACTGACCTCCGAGCCGGGGAGATCTTCAGGGTTGTATATAAAGAGCTTGTATGCGTTTGGATGAGCTCCTATCCATATATCCCCAGTGACGGGATCCACCGACAGGTTATCCACAAGGGTATCCAGATCTATCTCCTTGTATACAAAAAATGAAGAACAATACAAAAACTGTGAAGTGTAATgtgaagatagatggatagagattgATAGATATACAGCACAGAGCAAAATCTTTAGACAACTGTGGAAATAAAGGGTTAATAGTTTATGTTTACCAAAAGAGAAATCtatggcctcattcagacatccgtttTTTGGGTACACCACTACAGTAACTCACTGTTCCTGCAGACCCTCATTATTGTGCCGGTCTCCAGCTCTTTGATGAGACGATGCTTTCTGTTatagccaaatatttcacattttgactcctCACCAGTCCAGAATGCTTGCAGACATTTTCCTTCACCCCATTTCTTATTTTTTTCATGTATAGTTGAGTCACTTGAGCTGGTTTCCATATAGAAGACCTCAATTCGGCCGCAATTCTTTCATGATGACCACTTCTGGTCAGACTTCCTTCCGTGAACAGTAGATAGATGAGGCTGGTCCCACTGGTTGCTGCCAgtcctgagctgatggcactgctggacgtcTTCCGATTGCAAAGGGAAATAATCATGATGTGTCTTTCACCTGCTGCACTAGGATTCTTTGGATGACCACTGTGCTTATGGTTCTTAacgttgcccatttcttggtgcttcttcaaaaGAGCTTGAACAGAACATGATGAAATCTTTGCTTGGGAGAGACTTGGctcatgcagtataactaccttgtgcctTGTTGTTGTGCTCAGTCTTGCCATGCTTTATGagctatgaaaaaaaacaaaacatcttcCACATTCTCACCTTTATAGCAGAGCTTGGCTGTTCCTCACCCAGAttaagcctcctacacagctgttGCTGTTTCAGTTAATTATCTTGTTACACTCTACATTGAAAATGATGATCATTATCTTCTGTTTATTTTTTGTTGATTATAATCCTAAAAAATCCCTGACTTTGTGTACATGTAACTAGAGGAATTGATGAAAACATAGGGCGTACACCATATATTAATGGTATATAGATTTTCTCTTTTATTCATTCATGTTGCATTTCCCTAttctgataaaaataaactattaatgcTTCTACTTTTAAAAGCTTTCTTACTTTGCAGTTTTTGTTCtatacctgcctaaaacttttacaTAGTATTTTAtgtgatagataaagggatagatagagggataaatagagggatagatagagggatagatagagggatagatagatagagggatagagagatagagggatagagagatagagggatagatagagggatagagggatagatagagggatagatagagggatagatagatggatagatagagggatagatagagggatagatagagggatagatagatagagggatagatggatagatagatagagggatagatagagggatagatagatagatagatagatagatagatagagggatagagggatagatagagggatagatagagggatagatagagggatagatagagggatagatagagggatagatagagggatagatagagggatagatagatagagggatagatagatagagggatagatagatagagggatagatagagggatagatagagggatagatagagggatagatagatagatagagggatagatagatagagagatagacagagggatagatagatagagggatagatagaggaatagatagatagagggatagatagatagagggatagatagatagatagatagatagatagatagatagatagatagagggatagatagagggatagatggatagataaatagatagatagatagagggatagatagatagatatatagatagatagatagatagagatagagggatagatagatagagggatagatagatagatatatagatagatagagggatagatagatagatagagggatagatagatagagggatagagggatagatagatagatggatagatagatagatagagggatagatagagggatagatagagggatagatagagagatagatagatagatagatagagggatagatagatagatagatagatagatagatagatagagggatagatagatagatagagagatagacagagggatagatagagagagatagagagatagatagataaatatatgatAGATAGGTGATAGAATGATTGATAGAATTAGTTATGAAGATACACATGACACAGGTATGAGGTATAGATGACAGATTACACAGACAGATATGAAGAGATATATGTGACAGATAAATCTATCGTTTTACCTTTATTGGGGTGAGGGACCAATCTTTATTTTTTTCGTAGACACTAATAGTATGAGCAGTGACATCAGCGACGTAGATAAATCTAGAGGAAGACACAATGGTCACAATAAATAAAACAGAATTTACATTACTATTTTGCATTAACCCTTTCATTCAAATAAAACCCAAATTCTAAAACAAGAAACTCCTAATACACCCCATACCTGTTGTCACAGACATGTTATTTTGGACCCTTTTGCCGTGTAATTGTCAGTGAAGGAGAAACACATGGCACAAAGCTCAAGAGTAATTTAGTTTTGTTGGACTTTACTTTTTTGGTGCCGCTCATGTAACAATGGAGAAGCAGAACACTGCCCCCTATTGGTGGGGCACTTGTAATTATAGTGAAGCTCAATGTAGGTCCATGCGATAGGACAAAAGACTGCAGCGTATTCCTACTACTCTGGGGCTGGAGGGGATTTGGTCTGACCTGAATTAACCCCTCCATGACCTCCATGTTTTCTGTCTTTCATCTGCCCCTCCATGGACCGGTCAGTAATGAGAAGACACTTACTTTTTGTCATTAGACATGGTGATTCCATTGCCGCTATAATATCCTTTGACCACTTTTCGGACGTCCCCGGGACTGTAATACACGACGCCTGTCCACGGTAATCCAACCAAAAGTTCCACAACTTTCATGGAGAGGCCGTCAAAGTAGTAATCAATGGTGGCGTAGAAGCTCTCGGGCCCAAGGGCAACAATATCATTAACACTAAAAGCAAAGGAAAGTTACAACGGATGTTTTTCCaggaacagcgccactcttgttaaAAGGCCATGTCTAGTATTGCGTGCTCTATCCAACTGACTTGAATGAATAAGAGTTGCAATACCAGATATGGCCTATGTATGAGAGCGGCTCCGTTTTGGAAAATAGAAAATTATTTTTGCgtttgttttggataacccctttaGCAGTCAAATTATTGTAGTGCAGATGTCAAGTCAGTTCACTTCCCCATTGAATTGATTTGGCAAATAAATAGCATGTTTTATTTAATGGTTTATActtatttaggggtctggtttaTGGGCTGAATTAGTACCTAGCAATCTAGGTCTAtttctgtaaggctgctttcacacatcagttttttgccagatccattttttgggggttttgccgcattacgccggatccggcaaccataggcttccattataaaacatgccgtacggCCGGACACAAAGATGTTCACttaaacgtttcatccggccgccggacaagtacaTTTTACCGGAtgaaaaaaacggatgaaacgcaaggccatccggcacaatccgatgctaatgaaagtctatgggggaaaaacggatccggcggcaatagacgccggatcagttttttcatgtttttgccagattgtgcctgatggcaaaaaactgatgtgtgaaagaagcctaacgtgaacgtttttgtgtctggcaaaaaaaaaacggatcgcacGGCGTgttttagaatggaagcctatggacgctggatccggcgtaatgcggcaaaaaacgaatccggctgccggatccgtttttttttaactgagcatgctcagtatcacatcggatctgtcaaaaaactgaaagaACTGATGGaacaaactgatgcaactgatccgtttttttcgccggatcatgcctgatggcagaaaaactgatgtgtgaaagcagcctaaggggtccTGGTTCTGAATTTACTTAAATTCTTTGGTTTGTGTTCATTTAaggggtctgtatttgtttagggaTTTGTATTAATTTgaggggtctggtttggggtctatTTGTTTAGGGGTCTTGTATTTaaggggtctggtttggggtctatTTGTTTAGGGGTCTTGTATTTAAGGGGTCTGGTTTGGGGGTCTATTTGTTTAGGTGATTTCTATGAATTTAAagggtctggtttggggtctgtatatgTTTAGGAGGTTTAAATTAATTTAAGGGGCCTGGTTTGGGGTTAGTATTTGTTTAGGGGGTTTGCATTAATTTaaggggtctggtttggggtctgtatttgtttaggggaTTTGTATTCATTTGAGGGGGCTGGTTTGGGGGAGTCTGTATTTGTTTTTtagggatctggactggggtctatATTCATTTAAGGGGTCTATATTCGTTTAGGGGTTTTGCATTTATATACAGGgactggtttggggtctgtatttgGGGTCTATTTGTTTAGGGTTCTGGTATGGCATCTGTTTAAATAAAGGAGTCTAATTTGGGGTGTGTATTTTCTTAGGGGTCTGGCTTGGGATCTGTTCTAATTAAAGGGATCTGGTGGGGTCTGTATACATTTTGGGCGCATCTTAAAATGTTATATGCACTACTTGTGATTCAATGCTGTAGCTTGGAGGTGTGGCCTGTATAAAGGGGCGGGTCTTAATGTAAATCACGCTTTATACATCACTTTTCTAAATCTCCTGGATCACAgcaatgattatatatatatatatatatatatatatatatatatatatatatatatatatatatatatatatatatatatatatatatatatatatatatatatatatatatattatatatatatatacatacatacatacatatatacatacatacatacatacatacatacatacacacacacacacacacacacacacacacacacacacacacatatatatacatacatacattatatatatatatatatatatatatacatacatacacacatacatacacacatacacacactgtatatatacacacacattatatatatatatttatatattttatttttattttgttcctGCACTGAGCGCTCCTTTCGGCTGAACGGCTTCTGTACCTGTTGAGAAGTTCATGTCTCACGGATTTCAGATGGATAAGAGAATTTTCTTCCTGTACGAATCTAAATATCTCAATTACGGACTGTAACTGAGGATGATTCACCACGAAGAGATAGACTGCGCCATCTAAAGAAGGAAAATAGAGAGAAACCATGCTTAATCAGCGCGGGCTGCAGACAATTTATATTGGTAGCTTCGTGGGATGTCCAAGATTTAGGACTGAAATTCTTTCTGTGGCCACTAGGGGGATGGGAATTCATTATTTATAtctctatatagtgagctccccctagtggtgaccgcagaTGGGCAGAATTTTAttaattaaaaggaacctgtcatattGTTATTTGATACCAAACCGGCCCCCATGTGTTTTAAATTATGtattgtgcatcactaacatggtatTAAAAAACAAAATCATGTATTTATCTTATAAAAATACTTTATATACTTAGGTGAATATAGTAAATACCTTAGGTATCAGTCATAGGGGCAGAAATTTTGCTGGGATCACTCAGTATCACTCACGTTcaggcatgattttttttttttaacttacttaCACCCCtagcattgtaattgattacaccacaggtccttcaacatcacttctctgctgagctttgcccattatggtcacatgattgtgacatcagcacaggtcctgcacaaccacttctctacCGCTGAGCTCTGTAGGCCACatcatttggctgcgcaaactgctccctgaccttctattattcctgcttgctgtatttggtatcctatgtatctcctctgctttgttttcagtgctttccctttaggaccctgcggagttcctcaccctttcagctgcttttcatcagcacttccttggtgTCTATATACCCCCTCTTTTCtccatactcagtgctggtgataagtcctctaccctttacaagtcttcagtgcaagcagtcggctcgcATTCTTCTGGTGTAACCTGGTTGTGGTTGCAGTTCATCTTCCTGACGCATCTGGAGAGaagttgttgtttccttcccttatttattatccctgtgtgtcctttagtgcttagtggggttgacgaagatctcatcccatccgctccataCCTAGGGCCCAAATCAGGGTCAGCCtaaagtcaggtatccggcttggtgcataggtgcggaacctatctagacacagggtttcccttccctctcGCCGTATGCTGGCTACTTCTCTGTACCTAGCAGGACACATCGTCCATCATCGTCTTGTGACTGCAGCCTTGAAGAAAATAGGACAGAGGGATTAGGGTTTACACAATGTGTGATTCCTGTATCCATGCAGATATATAGGTCTACagaggagctgtatacacaaaacaatTGATTATATTTTAATAAAGGTGATTCGAAAAGTTGATTAATTTATCCTAGAAGCAGTGGAGTAATAGTTGTAAAAGTAAACACGCCCTGGAGGCGTCTTTGTGTTTCATCTTTCCCCTCAGCTCCTCTTTACCTTGGCCGGTCTCCAGCATTAATCAGCCGCCGGTGACATTGATATGTGTCCTGTGGTGTAATGATAACAAGCCTTGTGTTTAGGCCGAAGCCTTTTTAGTGTTTACACCAAGTCCGGTATGGAATACGTCTTCTCTCCTACCCTCAGGGACGTGATTATATTTGCAACTTTGAACATAAAATCTATCAACAGCTCTAGcattcccattaaaaaaaaaagaaaattgaaaaATTCTGAAATAtggtgttcctctgttattcctcctgaaaaTATGCGAATAATTTGATTATTAGCGGTCTCTGGTGATCGGTGATGATAGTGTCACGCCCAATTGACAGGGAAAATGGTGACGTCCAATTGTCAGTTTATTCATGCATTTCCAggaagaataacagaggaacaacacAACTTAAAATCGTTCCAGAATTATCcttaattattatttattcataTACACATGTGAGGATCAGTGAGAGGTCCTCATTAGCCGATCGCCCAATCTGGGGTACAATAGATGAACTTTTTGCTGGTCAGTGGCCGTGACAGAGAGAGATgggaattaaagggattgtctggtttTGTCAATCGCTCTGTTATAAACTGATCTCAGAATTTCCAGGTATTGGTAACTCCAAAAGCCAATTCTAATAAGCAGTAAGTGTTCAATTTCCCTGCAGCACCTCCGCAGGAGAAATGAGGTATTACACGGTGGACGGCTATACTTGTAGAGCATGGATGAGATGGGTCCTCCAGGGCAAAAAATTATTTTGTAGCTCTTGCCAATTGATAAAGAAAGGGGCCTGGCTTACCTATTCAACTaaaccagtgatcagccccctaTGCCATCCTGTTCAGGATCAAACCGGGACAGCACCTGCAGAGTCCCACGACcaaaacttaaagggttattcctattgTTAGACGTGATCACCTATAACATGAGAGAGTGAGGACTTTTGTGATCGGTGGTGGGTCTGACCACTTATTCAGGGGAAGGGGCACTGAAACGTGGTGGCATGATCACCTACTTCATACATAGGTGACAAGTCAacgtctacaaacagcaacagctaTTTAAGCATATtaaacttcatttttttttaacaagacaacccctttaattgtttgTGTAAGATTTAATTTCGGGTGTTCTGTTACGGATTTCATAACAATAGAAGGACTTTGGGATTCTGGTTACAGATaggctgagcagcagctctcaatgtcaggcagcagctgctaaagcaaacaagattttagggtgtataaaaagagattagatcccgtgatctcaacgtattgttacccctctataaatcacttgtaagaccacatctggaatacggggtccagttttgggctccacatttttaaaaggttattcaaaagttagagtcagtttaaaggcgACAACGATATTATTACAAGGAATGAaatgccgcccatatgatgagtaatggaggccgcccatatgatgagtaatggaggccgcccgtatgatgagtaatggaggccgcccgtatgatgagaggttggaaaagatgGGTTTGTttagtctcagaggagatctcacttatatgtataaatacatgtgtgatcaatataaaggactggcacatgacttattccttccatagacaatactaaggacctgggggcactcactgcggcggGAAGGGGATGGAAGAAAGCGGATTCCAGCAGCttaacaggaaagggttctttacagttagagcagtcagactgtggaatgccgaccacaagacgtagtaatggcagatactataacagcttttataatcagagctggatgatttccacagtacttataaggctatgtgtccacggtagaatgtacccgcggatttttctgcatgaaaatccgcgactttcgcggcaaatccgcaccttatttttgccgcggattaccgcgaatttgccgcggattttgatgcagattttttttttttccccattctatacccaaaatccgcaccaaaatccgcaacaataattgacatgctgcagatttttccggatcaaaatccgcggcaaatccgccgcggaaaaatccgcagcatggacacagcatttccaaaatgccattgaaatggcttggaagtgccgctgctgcagattttcggaaaatccgcggtaaatccgcagcgtgggcacatagccttacaggtgaAGGTAAGAAGATTGTAGCAGCTAAATTGAAAGTTAGTACTGGGAGTTGTCCCAAGATGTTGTATTTTTGATGACTCCCACCTACGTAGGGGATATTTAAAGTTATGCAGTGACCCCTTTAAAAATAGGAGCTGCAATCTGATTGGCTGTTCTGTactgatacagtgcctacaagtagtattcaaccccctgcagatttagcaggtttacacattcggaattaacttggcattgtgacatttggactgtagatcagcctggaagtgtgaaatgcagcaaaaaagaatgttatttctttttttaaattgtgaaaagtttattcagagggtcatttattattcaacccctcaaaccaccagaattctgtttggttcccctaaagtattaagaagtatttcaggcacaaagaacaatgagcttcacatgtttggattaattatctctttttccagccttttctgactaattaagaccctccccaaacttgtgaacagcactcatacttggtcaacatgggaaagacaaaggagcattccaaggccatcagagacaagatcgtggagggtcacaaggctggcaaggggtacaaaaccctttccaaggagttgggcctacctgtctccactgttgggagtatcatccggaagtggaaggcttatggaactactgttagccttccacggcctggacagcctttgaaagtttcctcccgtgccgaggccaggcttgtccgaagagtcaaggctaaccaaaggacaacaaggaaggagctccgggaagatctcatggcagtggggacattggtttcagtcaataccataagtaacgtactccattgcaatggtctccgttccagatgagcccgtaaggtacctttactttcaaagcgtcgtgtcaaggctcgtctacagtttgctcatgatcacttggaggactctgagatagactggttcaaggttctctggtctgatgagaccaagatcgagatctttggtgccaaccacacatgtgacgtttggagactggatggcactgcatacgaccccaagaataccatccctacagtcaagcatggtggtg encodes the following:
- the LOC142244602 gene encoding serum paraoxonase/arylesterase 2-like; amino-acid sequence: MGKLLKITLLGAFLALLGERIMNFCHRTKVFNEVEPVDLPNCQLLKGIEAGAEDIEILPNGLAFISTGLKYPIMKSFAPDEPGQILLLDLKDGGLSPTPLRISEGFDTDSFNPHGMSLYINEEDGAVYLFVVNHPQLQSVIEIFRFVQEENSLIHLKSVRHELLNSVNDIVALGPESFYATIDYYFDGLSMKVVELLVGLPWTGVVYYSPGDVRKVVKGYYSGNGITMSNDKKFIYVADVTAHTISVYEKNKDWSLTPIKEIDLDTLVDNLSVDPVTGDIWIGAHPNAYKLFIYNPEDLPGSEVYRIQNIHSDNPIITKVYANNGSVIQGSSCASVYEGKLLVGTVYHRALVCQLE